A single region of the Chelmon rostratus isolate fCheRos1 chromosome 5, fCheRos1.pri, whole genome shotgun sequence genome encodes:
- the susd1 gene encoding sushi domain-containing protein 1 isoform X5: MDEGHRKMIVVFLLCVIADMPAESNTLDVCATCHANATCDDKSDGSGKVCNCKYGFVGNGRTFCQDKDECQIGASKICGQHATCHNTYSSYYCTCQHGYSPSNDMAVFIPNDGTHCQDTDECRITGLCGEGGQCRNLEGSFDCSCQLGYQVHNGEEPFHPHTDKAFCKVVDCGPPASVKDTVLLSVTGTTYSSVAMFACDEGFVWRSGDNSSVCGADGLWRGPTMVCEAKCGPVPFLANSEVAWHNRSVVIHRCVDGYHSWRGSNVSVCASSGLWQKATLRCIEIKPPISRLFVLNEKCLHWRAEKYEEDTEVYKVTYIGSRDYQSSFHDKRKRFLSSKADQLDLCLNLLPVTNYSISITAVSARFTATITTNTSLPAPPAPIVYYREFETPVPTLRLRRSHNTLDPISLYQVFVLPIEGIMMFDCSSPVSSNTRESSKEYITGQIDVRHVGTEMNFTVGDGLYYGGFLNAPLEKGRNYYIILRAVSQWKTALKSSCVLWAKVRGTSYILRVSSLSAAASIGLVALAIVGGYSFTWLFKKT, from the exons atggatGAGGGACACAGAAAGATGATCGtagtttttctgctctgtgtcatTGCAG aTATGCCTGCAGAAAGCAACACTCTGGATGTGTGTGCCACCTGCCACGCTAACGCCACATGTGACGACAAGTCGGACGGCTCTGGCAAAGTTTGTAACTGCAAGTACGGGTTTGTTGGAAATGGGAGAACCTTTTGTCAAG ATAAAGATGAGTGTCAGATAGGAGCCAGTAAGATCTGTGGGCAGCACGCCACCTGCCACAACACATACAGCAGCTACTACTGTACCTGCCAGCATGGCTACAGCCCTTCTAACGACATGGCCGTCTTCATCCCAAACGATGGAACCCACTGCCAGG ACACTGACGAGTGCAGGATCACCGGCCTGTGTGGAGAAGGAGGTCAATGCAGGAATCTTGAGGGAAGTTTTGACTGCAGCTGCCAGCTGGGATACCAAGTCCACAATGGAGAGGAGCCCTTCCACCCTCACACAGACAAAGCTTTCTGCAAAG TGGTTGACTGTGGCCCGCCTGCTTCAGTGAAGGACAcggtgctgctgtcagtcacagggACCACATACAGCAGTGTGGCCATGTTTGCCTGTGATGAAGGCTTTGTGTGGAGGAGTGGAGACAACAGCTCTGTTTGTGGAGCTGATGGACTGTGGAGAGGACCCACCATGGTCTGTGAAG CTAAATGTGGCCCAGTTCCCTTCCTTGCCAACTCAGAGGTGGCGTGGCACAACAGAAGTGTTGTGATCCACCGCTGTGTGGATGGATATCACAGCTGGAGGGGCAGcaacgtgtctgtgtgtgccagCTCTGGCCTGTGGCAGAAAGCTACACTGAGATGCATCG AAATAAAGCCACCTATCAGTCGCCTGTTTGTCcttaatgaaaaatgtctgcatTGGAGAGCAGAGAAATATGAGGAGGATACAGAAGTTTACAAG GTGACATACATAGGATCCAGAGATTACCAGAGCTCCTTTCATGACAAAAGGAAGCGGTTTCTGAGCTCCAAGGCTGACCAGCTGGACCTCTGTCTGAACCTGCTTCCAGTCACAAACTACAGCATCTCAATCACCGCAGTGTCAGCCAGATTCACAGCCACCATCACCACTAACACCAGTTTACCAG CGCCTCCAGCACCAATTGTCTACTACAGAGAATTTGAGACTCCTGTACCAACTTTGAGGCTACGCAGATCACACAACACACTGGACCCAATAAG TTTGTACCAAGTGTTTGTGCTTCCTATAGAGGGGATCATGATGTTTGACTGTTCCTCTCCTGTGAGCTCAAACACAAGAGAGTCCTCAAAAGAGTACATCACTGGCCAGATAGATGTCAGACATGTTGGGACAGAGATGAACTTTACTGTAGGGGATGGACTCTACTATGGAGGCTTCTTGAACGCACCACTGGAGAAAGGCAGAAACTATTATATCATCTTAcgagctgtcagtcagtggaAAACG GCTTTAAAAAGTTCCTGCGTCCTGTGGGCTAAAGTAAGAG GTACATCTTATATTCTGAGGGTTTCAtccctgtctgctgctgcatcaataGGACTGGTTGCTTTGGCCATTGTAGGTGGATACAGTTTCACCTG GCTTTTCAAGAAGACATGA
- the susd1 gene encoding sushi domain-containing protein 1 isoform X6, whose amino-acid sequence MDEGHRKMIVVFLLCVIADMPAESNTLDVCATCHANATCDDKSDGSGKVCNCKYGFVGNGRTFCQDKDECQIGASKICGQHATCHNTYSSYYCTCQHGYSPSNDMAVFIPNDGTHCQDTDECRITGLCGEGGQCRNLEGSFDCSCQLGYQVHNGEEPFHPHTDKAFCKVVDCGPPASVKDTVLLSVTGTTYSSVAMFACDEGFVWRSGDNSSVCGADGLWRGPTMVCEAKCGPVPFLANSEVAWHNRSVVIHRCVDGYHSWRGSNVSVCASSGLWQKATLRCIEIKPPISRLFVLNEKCLHWRAEKYEEDTEVYKVTYIGSRDYQSSFHDKRKRFLSSKADQLDLCLNLLPVTNYSISITAVSARFTATITTNTSLPAPPAPIVYYREFETPVPTLRLRRSHNTLDPISLYQVFVLPIEGIMMFDCSSPVSSNTRESSKEYITGQIDVRHVGTEMNFTVGDGLYYGGFLNAPLEKGRNYYIILRAVSQWKTALKSSCVLWAKVRGFSRRHDTPEC is encoded by the exons atggatGAGGGACACAGAAAGATGATCGtagtttttctgctctgtgtcatTGCAG aTATGCCTGCAGAAAGCAACACTCTGGATGTGTGTGCCACCTGCCACGCTAACGCCACATGTGACGACAAGTCGGACGGCTCTGGCAAAGTTTGTAACTGCAAGTACGGGTTTGTTGGAAATGGGAGAACCTTTTGTCAAG ATAAAGATGAGTGTCAGATAGGAGCCAGTAAGATCTGTGGGCAGCACGCCACCTGCCACAACACATACAGCAGCTACTACTGTACCTGCCAGCATGGCTACAGCCCTTCTAACGACATGGCCGTCTTCATCCCAAACGATGGAACCCACTGCCAGG ACACTGACGAGTGCAGGATCACCGGCCTGTGTGGAGAAGGAGGTCAATGCAGGAATCTTGAGGGAAGTTTTGACTGCAGCTGCCAGCTGGGATACCAAGTCCACAATGGAGAGGAGCCCTTCCACCCTCACACAGACAAAGCTTTCTGCAAAG TGGTTGACTGTGGCCCGCCTGCTTCAGTGAAGGACAcggtgctgctgtcagtcacagggACCACATACAGCAGTGTGGCCATGTTTGCCTGTGATGAAGGCTTTGTGTGGAGGAGTGGAGACAACAGCTCTGTTTGTGGAGCTGATGGACTGTGGAGAGGACCCACCATGGTCTGTGAAG CTAAATGTGGCCCAGTTCCCTTCCTTGCCAACTCAGAGGTGGCGTGGCACAACAGAAGTGTTGTGATCCACCGCTGTGTGGATGGATATCACAGCTGGAGGGGCAGcaacgtgtctgtgtgtgccagCTCTGGCCTGTGGCAGAAAGCTACACTGAGATGCATCG AAATAAAGCCACCTATCAGTCGCCTGTTTGTCcttaatgaaaaatgtctgcatTGGAGAGCAGAGAAATATGAGGAGGATACAGAAGTTTACAAG GTGACATACATAGGATCCAGAGATTACCAGAGCTCCTTTCATGACAAAAGGAAGCGGTTTCTGAGCTCCAAGGCTGACCAGCTGGACCTCTGTCTGAACCTGCTTCCAGTCACAAACTACAGCATCTCAATCACCGCAGTGTCAGCCAGATTCACAGCCACCATCACCACTAACACCAGTTTACCAG CGCCTCCAGCACCAATTGTCTACTACAGAGAATTTGAGACTCCTGTACCAACTTTGAGGCTACGCAGATCACACAACACACTGGACCCAATAAG TTTGTACCAAGTGTTTGTGCTTCCTATAGAGGGGATCATGATGTTTGACTGTTCCTCTCCTGTGAGCTCAAACACAAGAGAGTCCTCAAAAGAGTACATCACTGGCCAGATAGATGTCAGACATGTTGGGACAGAGATGAACTTTACTGTAGGGGATGGACTCTACTATGGAGGCTTCTTGAACGCACCACTGGAGAAAGGCAGAAACTATTATATCATCTTAcgagctgtcagtcagtggaAAACG GCTTTAAAAAGTTCCTGCGTCCTGTGGGCTAAAGTAAGAG GCTTTTCAAGAAGACATGACACTCCTGAGTGCTga
- the susd1 gene encoding sushi domain-containing protein 1 isoform X4 → MDEGHRKMIVVFLLCVIADMPAESNTLDVCATCHANATCDDKSDGSGKVCNCKYGFVGNGRTFCQDKDECQIGASKICGQHATCHNTYSSYYCTCQHGYSPSNDMAVFIPNDGTHCQDTDECRITGLCGEGGQCRNLEGSFDCSCQLGYQVHNGEEPFHPHTDKAFCKVVDCGPPASVKDTVLLSVTGTTYSSVAMFACDEGFVWRSGDNSSVCGADGLWRGPTMVCEEVDCGSPPALPHSHMLWNKSSRMGTEVLYLCSSGYHNVGKGNVSICTAAGQWERPSVLCQETLCGRPPIIESTEQVWNSDSTPGSTVLYFCKEGFYNRGGHNVSICNENGQWSPPTLSCQVILCGDPPMLPHTGQVWNGSSTPGSTVTYYCKIGFNHNEGKNTSLCTINGYWTKPNISCKEVDCGVPPSIPHSLMLWDNISTVGSQVAYRCNSGYHNVGEGNVSVCTASGEWDGASPLCQEINCQEPVFKPHAKMLWDGTSHIGSVVHYQCEEGYYTRSLRNYSVCEENGLWEDIDLWCEGAMFDDRYIVKLLF, encoded by the exons atggatGAGGGACACAGAAAGATGATCGtagtttttctgctctgtgtcatTGCAG aTATGCCTGCAGAAAGCAACACTCTGGATGTGTGTGCCACCTGCCACGCTAACGCCACATGTGACGACAAGTCGGACGGCTCTGGCAAAGTTTGTAACTGCAAGTACGGGTTTGTTGGAAATGGGAGAACCTTTTGTCAAG ATAAAGATGAGTGTCAGATAGGAGCCAGTAAGATCTGTGGGCAGCACGCCACCTGCCACAACACATACAGCAGCTACTACTGTACCTGCCAGCATGGCTACAGCCCTTCTAACGACATGGCCGTCTTCATCCCAAACGATGGAACCCACTGCCAGG ACACTGACGAGTGCAGGATCACCGGCCTGTGTGGAGAAGGAGGTCAATGCAGGAATCTTGAGGGAAGTTTTGACTGCAGCTGCCAGCTGGGATACCAAGTCCACAATGGAGAGGAGCCCTTCCACCCTCACACAGACAAAGCTTTCTGCAAAG TGGTTGACTGTGGCCCGCCTGCTTCAGTGAAGGACAcggtgctgctgtcagtcacagggACCACATACAGCAGTGTGGCCATGTTTGCCTGTGATGAAGGCTTTGTGTGGAGGAGTGGAGACAACAGCTCTGTTTGTGGAGCTGATGGACTGTGGAGAGGACCCACCATGGTCTGTGAAG AGGTTGACTGTGGCTCTCCCCCTGCCCTCCCTCACTCTCATATGCTGTGGAATAAGAGCTCGAGGATGGGCACTGAGGTGCTTTATCTGTGCAGTTCTGGATATCATAATGTTGGAAAGGGCAATGTATCCATCTGTACTGCTGCTGGACAGTGGGAGAGACCATCCGTGCTCTGTCAAG AGACCTTGTGTGGGAGGCCTCCTATAATTGAATCCACTGAGCAGGTGTGGAACAGTGATTCAACCCCAGGCAGCACTGTGCTCTATTTTTGTAAAGAGGGCTTTTATAACAGAGGCGGACATAATGTATCGATCTGTAATGAAAATGGTCAGTGGAGCCCCCCAACTCTGTCCTGCCAAG TGATATTATGTGGGGATCCTCCTATGTTGCCTCACACTGGGCAAGTGTGGAATGGCAGCTCCACCCCTGGAAGCACAGTCACCTACTACTGTAAGATAGGATTTAATCacaatgaaggaaaaaacacatcattgtGTACAATTAATGGCTACTGGACAAAACCAAACATCTCATGCAAAG AAGTTGACTGTGGCGTGCCCCCATCCATCCCTCATTCACTCATGCTGTGGGATAATATCTCCACTGTGGGCTCTCAGGTTGCTTATCGGTGTAATTCTGGATATCACAATGTTGGAGAGGGAAATGTATCAGTTTGTACTGCCAGTGGAGAATGGGATGGAGCCTCCCCGCTCTGTCAAG AAATCAATTGTCAAGAGCCTGTTTTTAAACCTCATGCTAAAATGCTGTGGGACGGCACATCACACATTGGCAGTGTGGTGCATTACCAATGTGAGGAAGGATATTACACAAGGAGTCTGAGAAACTACTCAGTATGTGAAGAGAATGGACTGTGGGAGGATATTGATCTATGGTGTGAAGGTGCAATGTTTGATGACAGATATATTGTCAAACtactgttttaa
- the susd1 gene encoding sushi, von Willebrand factor type A, EGF and pentraxin domain-containing protein 1 isoform X2 — protein sequence MDEGHRKMIVVFLLCVIADMPAESNTLDVCATCHANATCDDKSDGSGKVCNCKYGFVGNGRTFCQDKDECQIGASKICGQHATCHNTYSSYYCTCQHGYSPSNDMAVFIPNDGTHCQDTDECRITGLCGEGGQCRNLEGSFDCSCQLGYQVHNGEEPFHPHTDKAFCKVVDCGPPASVKDTVLLSVTGTTYSSVAMFACDEGFVWRSGDNSSVCGADGLWRGPTMVCEEVDCGSPPALPHSHMLWNKSSRMGTEVLYLCSSGYHNVGKGNVSICTAAGQWERPSVLCQETLCGRPPIIESTEQVWNSDSTPGSTVLYFCKEGFYNRGGHNVSICNENGQWSPPTLSCQVILCGDPPMLPHTGQVWNGSSTPGSTVTYYCKIGFNHNEGKNTSLCTINGYWTKPNISCKGNNLQQNVGFGIVFQCCCPESNNDAISILVEVDCGVPPSIPHSLMLWDNISTVGSQVAYRCNSGYHNVGEGNVSVCTASGEWDGASPLCQEINCQEPVFKPHAKMLWDGTSHIGSVVHYQCEEGYYTRSLRNYSVCEENGLWEDIDLWCEGAMFDDRYIVKLLF from the exons atggatGAGGGACACAGAAAGATGATCGtagtttttctgctctgtgtcatTGCAG aTATGCCTGCAGAAAGCAACACTCTGGATGTGTGTGCCACCTGCCACGCTAACGCCACATGTGACGACAAGTCGGACGGCTCTGGCAAAGTTTGTAACTGCAAGTACGGGTTTGTTGGAAATGGGAGAACCTTTTGTCAAG ATAAAGATGAGTGTCAGATAGGAGCCAGTAAGATCTGTGGGCAGCACGCCACCTGCCACAACACATACAGCAGCTACTACTGTACCTGCCAGCATGGCTACAGCCCTTCTAACGACATGGCCGTCTTCATCCCAAACGATGGAACCCACTGCCAGG ACACTGACGAGTGCAGGATCACCGGCCTGTGTGGAGAAGGAGGTCAATGCAGGAATCTTGAGGGAAGTTTTGACTGCAGCTGCCAGCTGGGATACCAAGTCCACAATGGAGAGGAGCCCTTCCACCCTCACACAGACAAAGCTTTCTGCAAAG TGGTTGACTGTGGCCCGCCTGCTTCAGTGAAGGACAcggtgctgctgtcagtcacagggACCACATACAGCAGTGTGGCCATGTTTGCCTGTGATGAAGGCTTTGTGTGGAGGAGTGGAGACAACAGCTCTGTTTGTGGAGCTGATGGACTGTGGAGAGGACCCACCATGGTCTGTGAAG AGGTTGACTGTGGCTCTCCCCCTGCCCTCCCTCACTCTCATATGCTGTGGAATAAGAGCTCGAGGATGGGCACTGAGGTGCTTTATCTGTGCAGTTCTGGATATCATAATGTTGGAAAGGGCAATGTATCCATCTGTACTGCTGCTGGACAGTGGGAGAGACCATCCGTGCTCTGTCAAG AGACCTTGTGTGGGAGGCCTCCTATAATTGAATCCACTGAGCAGGTGTGGAACAGTGATTCAACCCCAGGCAGCACTGTGCTCTATTTTTGTAAAGAGGGCTTTTATAACAGAGGCGGACATAATGTATCGATCTGTAATGAAAATGGTCAGTGGAGCCCCCCAACTCTGTCCTGCCAAG TGATATTATGTGGGGATCCTCCTATGTTGCCTCACACTGGGCAAGTGTGGAATGGCAGCTCCACCCCTGGAAGCACAGTCACCTACTACTGTAAGATAGGATTTAATCacaatgaaggaaaaaacacatcattgtGTACAATTAATGGCTACTGGACAAAACCAAACATCTCATGCAAAGGTAACAACTTGCAACAAAACGTTGGGTTTGGTATTGTTTTCCAGTGCTGTTGTCCAGAGTCAAATAATGATGCAATTTCCATCCTTGTAGAAGTTGACTGTGGCGTGCCCCCATCCATCCCTCATTCACTCATGCTGTGGGATAATATCTCCACTGTGGGCTCTCAGGTTGCTTATCGGTGTAATTCTGGATATCACAATGTTGGAGAGGGAAATGTATCAGTTTGTACTGCCAGTGGAGAATGGGATGGAGCCTCCCCGCTCTGTCAAG AAATCAATTGTCAAGAGCCTGTTTTTAAACCTCATGCTAAAATGCTGTGGGACGGCACATCACACATTGGCAGTGTGGTGCATTACCAATGTGAGGAAGGATATTACACAAGGAGTCTGAGAAACTACTCAGTATGTGAAGAGAATGGACTGTGGGAGGATATTGATCTATGGTGTGAAGGTGCAATGTTTGATGACAGATATATTGTCAAACtactgttttaa
- the susd1 gene encoding sushi domain-containing protein 1 isoform X3 — protein MDEGHRKMIVVFLLCVIADMPAESNTLDVCATCHANATCDDKSDGSGKVCNCKYGFVGNGRTFCQDKDECQIGASKICGQHATCHNTYSSYYCTCQHGYSPSNDMAVFIPNDGTHCQDTDECRITGLCGEGGQCRNLEGSFDCSCQLGYQVHNGEEPFHPHTDKAFCKAKCGPVPFLANSEVAWHNRSVVIHRCVDGYHSWRGSNVSVCASSGLWQKATLRCIEIKPPISRLFVLNEKCLHWRAEKYEEDTEVYKVTYIGSRDYQSSFHDKRKRFLSSKADQLDLCLNLLPVTNYSISITAVSARFTATITTNTSLPAPPAPIVYYREFETPVPTLRLRRSHNTLDPISLYQVFVLPIEGIMMFDCSSPVSSNTRESSKEYITGQIDVRHVGTEMNFTVGDGLYYGGFLNAPLEKGRNYYIILRAVSQWKTALKSSCVLWAKVRGTSYILRVSSLSAAASIGLVALAIAFQEDMTLLSADVLYFFYFFISMTKFNDTLGFLPVHSVNNYNKAFFSNYWMYIVQYVLGTRSDPLWRADHLLIRH, from the exons atggatGAGGGACACAGAAAGATGATCGtagtttttctgctctgtgtcatTGCAG aTATGCCTGCAGAAAGCAACACTCTGGATGTGTGTGCCACCTGCCACGCTAACGCCACATGTGACGACAAGTCGGACGGCTCTGGCAAAGTTTGTAACTGCAAGTACGGGTTTGTTGGAAATGGGAGAACCTTTTGTCAAG ATAAAGATGAGTGTCAGATAGGAGCCAGTAAGATCTGTGGGCAGCACGCCACCTGCCACAACACATACAGCAGCTACTACTGTACCTGCCAGCATGGCTACAGCCCTTCTAACGACATGGCCGTCTTCATCCCAAACGATGGAACCCACTGCCAGG ACACTGACGAGTGCAGGATCACCGGCCTGTGTGGAGAAGGAGGTCAATGCAGGAATCTTGAGGGAAGTTTTGACTGCAGCTGCCAGCTGGGATACCAAGTCCACAATGGAGAGGAGCCCTTCCACCCTCACACAGACAAAGCTTTCTGCAAAG CTAAATGTGGCCCAGTTCCCTTCCTTGCCAACTCAGAGGTGGCGTGGCACAACAGAAGTGTTGTGATCCACCGCTGTGTGGATGGATATCACAGCTGGAGGGGCAGcaacgtgtctgtgtgtgccagCTCTGGCCTGTGGCAGAAAGCTACACTGAGATGCATCG AAATAAAGCCACCTATCAGTCGCCTGTTTGTCcttaatgaaaaatgtctgcatTGGAGAGCAGAGAAATATGAGGAGGATACAGAAGTTTACAAG GTGACATACATAGGATCCAGAGATTACCAGAGCTCCTTTCATGACAAAAGGAAGCGGTTTCTGAGCTCCAAGGCTGACCAGCTGGACCTCTGTCTGAACCTGCTTCCAGTCACAAACTACAGCATCTCAATCACCGCAGTGTCAGCCAGATTCACAGCCACCATCACCACTAACACCAGTTTACCAG CGCCTCCAGCACCAATTGTCTACTACAGAGAATTTGAGACTCCTGTACCAACTTTGAGGCTACGCAGATCACACAACACACTGGACCCAATAAG TTTGTACCAAGTGTTTGTGCTTCCTATAGAGGGGATCATGATGTTTGACTGTTCCTCTCCTGTGAGCTCAAACACAAGAGAGTCCTCAAAAGAGTACATCACTGGCCAGATAGATGTCAGACATGTTGGGACAGAGATGAACTTTACTGTAGGGGATGGACTCTACTATGGAGGCTTCTTGAACGCACCACTGGAGAAAGGCAGAAACTATTATATCATCTTAcgagctgtcagtcagtggaAAACG GCTTTAAAAAGTTCCTGCGTCCTGTGGGCTAAAGTAAGAG GTACATCTTATATTCTGAGGGTTTCAtccctgtctgctgctgcatcaataGGACTGGTTGCTTTGGCCATT GCTTTTCAAGAAGACATGACACTCCTGAGTGCTgatgttctgtattttttctatttttttatcaGTATGACAAAATTTAATGACACTCTTGGCTTCCTACCTGTACATTCTgtaaataattataataaagcCTTTTTCAGTAACTACTGGATGTatattgtacagtatgtactaGGAACTAGAAGCGATCCTCTCTGGAGAGCAGACCATTTGTTGATTAGGCATTAG
- the susd1 gene encoding sushi domain-containing protein 1 isoform X1 yields MDEGHRKMIVVFLLCVIADMPAESNTLDVCATCHANATCDDKSDGSGKVCNCKYGFVGNGRTFCQDKDECQIGASKICGQHATCHNTYSSYYCTCQHGYSPSNDMAVFIPNDGTHCQDTDECRITGLCGEGGQCRNLEGSFDCSCQLGYQVHNGEEPFHPHTDKAFCKVVDCGPPASVKDTVLLSVTGTTYSSVAMFACDEGFVWRSGDNSSVCGADGLWRGPTMVCEAKCGPVPFLANSEVAWHNRSVVIHRCVDGYHSWRGSNVSVCASSGLWQKATLRCIEIKPPISRLFVLNEKCLHWRAEKYEEDTEVYKVTYIGSRDYQSSFHDKRKRFLSSKADQLDLCLNLLPVTNYSISITAVSARFTATITTNTSLPAPPAPIVYYREFETPVPTLRLRRSHNTLDPISLYQVFVLPIEGIMMFDCSSPVSSNTRESSKEYITGQIDVRHVGTEMNFTVGDGLYYGGFLNAPLEKGRNYYIILRAVSQWKTALKSSCVLWAKVRGTSYILRVSSLSAAASIGLVALAIAFQEDMTLLSADVLYFFYFFISMTKFNDTLGFLPVHSVNNYNKAFFSNYWMYIVQYVLGTRSDPLWRADHLLIRH; encoded by the exons atggatGAGGGACACAGAAAGATGATCGtagtttttctgctctgtgtcatTGCAG aTATGCCTGCAGAAAGCAACACTCTGGATGTGTGTGCCACCTGCCACGCTAACGCCACATGTGACGACAAGTCGGACGGCTCTGGCAAAGTTTGTAACTGCAAGTACGGGTTTGTTGGAAATGGGAGAACCTTTTGTCAAG ATAAAGATGAGTGTCAGATAGGAGCCAGTAAGATCTGTGGGCAGCACGCCACCTGCCACAACACATACAGCAGCTACTACTGTACCTGCCAGCATGGCTACAGCCCTTCTAACGACATGGCCGTCTTCATCCCAAACGATGGAACCCACTGCCAGG ACACTGACGAGTGCAGGATCACCGGCCTGTGTGGAGAAGGAGGTCAATGCAGGAATCTTGAGGGAAGTTTTGACTGCAGCTGCCAGCTGGGATACCAAGTCCACAATGGAGAGGAGCCCTTCCACCCTCACACAGACAAAGCTTTCTGCAAAG TGGTTGACTGTGGCCCGCCTGCTTCAGTGAAGGACAcggtgctgctgtcagtcacagggACCACATACAGCAGTGTGGCCATGTTTGCCTGTGATGAAGGCTTTGTGTGGAGGAGTGGAGACAACAGCTCTGTTTGTGGAGCTGATGGACTGTGGAGAGGACCCACCATGGTCTGTGAAG CTAAATGTGGCCCAGTTCCCTTCCTTGCCAACTCAGAGGTGGCGTGGCACAACAGAAGTGTTGTGATCCACCGCTGTGTGGATGGATATCACAGCTGGAGGGGCAGcaacgtgtctgtgtgtgccagCTCTGGCCTGTGGCAGAAAGCTACACTGAGATGCATCG AAATAAAGCCACCTATCAGTCGCCTGTTTGTCcttaatgaaaaatgtctgcatTGGAGAGCAGAGAAATATGAGGAGGATACAGAAGTTTACAAG GTGACATACATAGGATCCAGAGATTACCAGAGCTCCTTTCATGACAAAAGGAAGCGGTTTCTGAGCTCCAAGGCTGACCAGCTGGACCTCTGTCTGAACCTGCTTCCAGTCACAAACTACAGCATCTCAATCACCGCAGTGTCAGCCAGATTCACAGCCACCATCACCACTAACACCAGTTTACCAG CGCCTCCAGCACCAATTGTCTACTACAGAGAATTTGAGACTCCTGTACCAACTTTGAGGCTACGCAGATCACACAACACACTGGACCCAATAAG TTTGTACCAAGTGTTTGTGCTTCCTATAGAGGGGATCATGATGTTTGACTGTTCCTCTCCTGTGAGCTCAAACACAAGAGAGTCCTCAAAAGAGTACATCACTGGCCAGATAGATGTCAGACATGTTGGGACAGAGATGAACTTTACTGTAGGGGATGGACTCTACTATGGAGGCTTCTTGAACGCACCACTGGAGAAAGGCAGAAACTATTATATCATCTTAcgagctgtcagtcagtggaAAACG GCTTTAAAAAGTTCCTGCGTCCTGTGGGCTAAAGTAAGAG GTACATCTTATATTCTGAGGGTTTCAtccctgtctgctgctgcatcaataGGACTGGTTGCTTTGGCCATT GCTTTTCAAGAAGACATGACACTCCTGAGTGCTgatgttctgtattttttctatttttttatcaGTATGACAAAATTTAATGACACTCTTGGCTTCCTACCTGTACATTCTgtaaataattataataaagcCTTTTTCAGTAACTACTGGATGTatattgtacagtatgtactaGGAACTAGAAGCGATCCTCTCTGGAGAGCAGACCATTTGTTGATTAGGCATTAG